A genomic segment from Methanoplanus limicola DSM 2279 encodes:
- a CDS encoding acetate uptake transporter, whose amino-acid sequence MILRLTFASLLIVFILPVLSDLTGNVFFHLFAGFLGVITGFLAFYLGIGAVINEVFGRRILPV is encoded by the coding sequence ATGATTCTCCGGCTGACATTTGCCTCTCTTCTGATCGTGTTTATCCTGCCTGTGCTCTCAGACCTGACCGGAAATGTATTTTTCCACCTGTTTGCAGGCTTTCTTGGAGTGATAACAGGTTTTCTTGCATTTTACCTGGGAATCGGTGCTGTGATTAATGAGGTATTCGGGAGAAGGATTCTTCCGGTTTAA
- a CDS encoding flavodoxin family protein, which translates to MKPAIIFYSYTGITRGVAEKIQQACGGDLIEVKTKKPYSKITAYSLGCLRAAKGECDEIKPASIDVSASDVIVIGTPVWAFRAAPAVNAAVQALSGCEGKKAVIFATCGGKPGDTLPKLAEALEEKGVKVAGGFIFDRKDVKDENKICALNDAVKSA; encoded by the coding sequence ATGAAACCGGCAATTATATTCTATTCATACACCGGAATCACCCGCGGAGTGGCAGAAAAAATTCAGCAGGCATGTGGAGGTGATCTAATTGAAGTTAAGACAAAAAAGCCATATTCAAAGATAACCGCTTACTCACTCGGATGCCTTCGGGCAGCAAAAGGTGAATGTGATGAGATCAAACCGGCATCAATTGATGTCTCCGCATCGGATGTAATTGTGATCGGCACTCCTGTATGGGCATTCAGGGCAGCACCTGCTGTAAATGCAGCAGTACAGGCTCTTTCAGGGTGCGAAGGAAAAAAAGCAGTAATCTTTGCCACCTGCGGAGGAAAGCCCGGAGATACACTGCCAAAACTTGCAGAGGCACTTGAAGAGAAGGGAGTGAAAGTTGCAGGCGGGTTTATATTCGACAGAAAAGACGTGAAGGATGAAAACAAAATCTGTGCACTAAACGATGCTGTGAAATCAGCATAA
- a CDS encoding mechanosensitive ion channel family protein, with amino-acid sequence MADLNIAAAIFFTGIILTYATYRIFKVLERKAEKTESKLDDILILSLKKPVIIGILVSTVFITLQYIPFPADYAWILSSRYFNTLIIIFATWIAATFAESFICLYGRWVSDQTESDLDDKIIDVLEVSARYIIWFIGFLLILSYLEINITPLLAAGGIFGIAIALAAQDLISNFFGGALIVVDKPFKIGDRIKIEGKLGDVISVGPRSTRLKTLDHQMLTIPNSKISNTIITNYAMPDVKLKVRIPVSVAYGSNVRRVKEILYEIAGDAIKNTDYVLSDPAPSVYFLEFGASSLDFMMLVWAKKFNMSWDIKDHVNFEIESRFAEEGIEIPFPQMDVHLKDGE; translated from the coding sequence ATGGCAGATCTTAACATCGCAGCGGCAATCTTCTTTACAGGCATAATTCTGACATATGCCACGTACAGGATTTTTAAGGTACTTGAAAGGAAAGCCGAAAAAACAGAGTCAAAACTTGACGATATACTGATTCTGTCACTAAAAAAACCGGTGATTATTGGCATATTAGTATCAACAGTCTTTATCACCCTTCAGTATATCCCCTTTCCCGCAGATTATGCATGGATACTGAGCAGCAGATACTTCAATACACTGATCATCATCTTCGCAACTTGGATCGCGGCCACATTTGCTGAGAGTTTTATATGCCTTTACGGAAGATGGGTATCTGATCAGACTGAGAGCGACCTGGATGATAAAATAATTGATGTACTGGAGGTTTCAGCAAGGTACATCATCTGGTTCATAGGATTCCTCCTGATTCTAAGCTATCTTGAGATTAATATAACTCCACTTCTTGCAGCCGGAGGAATATTCGGAATAGCAATAGCACTCGCAGCACAGGACCTAATCTCAAACTTCTTCGGAGGAGCCTTAATAGTGGTTGACAAACCTTTCAAAATAGGCGACAGAATAAAAATCGAGGGCAAACTTGGGGATGTAATTTCTGTAGGCCCGCGTTCAACACGTCTTAAGACACTTGACCATCAGATGCTCACCATACCAAATTCAAAGATCTCCAATACCATCATCACAAATTACGCGATGCCGGATGTGAAGCTTAAAGTCAGGATTCCGGTATCCGTAGCATACGGAAGTAATGTCAGAAGAGTAAAGGAGATACTCTATGAAATTGCCGGTGATGCCATAAAAAACACAGATTATGTCTTAAGCGACCCCGCACCATCCGTTTATTTCCTGGAATTCGGGGCATCAAGTCTTGACTTCATGATGCTCGTCTGGGCGAAGAAGTTCAATATGTCATGGGACATAAAGGATCACGTAAACTTCGAGATAGAAAGCAGATTTGCCGAAGAAGGAATAGAGATCCCGTTCCCACAGATGGATGTTCATTTAAAAGATGGTGAGTAA
- a CDS encoding cache domain-containing protein: MKKYSIISVLLILAIITAFAGCTGEESDTQTNGINTANDTKTENAMESVAEELTKSINAGLEEINSGLSGNSAALSEAGLTGDSAEKILSENLLSYPWAVSSLIISKEGVVLTAMPKNYADVAGEDLSWQSQVQTANREQIPIVSDVFTMAEGFTGISQSSPVFSESGEYLGYTDITYKPDTFLARQIIPVIKNTPYDIWVAQTDGTLIYDTKEEEIGNNLMTDTMYSNPDLQTVLKRILKEPSGTAEYTFSDKNWNKNVTKTASWKTAGINGAEWRVVVTYSGNENEGEAAAEPVNIPETTDSRYENLKAFVDDAAAYAKEHGKEAALNEFNNVNGSFISKELYIFAYETDGTVIALPYQKELLGTDRAEITDANGVEFIRAAIDTAEKGGGSLYYIYPNPEDNYKEEFKLSYVMPVDDEWFVGAGIYLPEIPAVFNEKEIDELVKRVKSARDYAQANDKEEAIADFNDLNGTFADGANYIFAYEYDGATLALPFQPELIGTNRLEFSDTYGVEIIRWEISAAKRGGGFVYAEYFNPETGDSGLKLCYVTPVNDEWLVGSGIYTKSI, translated from the coding sequence ATGAAAAAATATTCAATCATCTCAGTTCTTCTGATTCTGGCAATTATAACTGCTTTTGCAGGGTGCACCGGAGAGGAGAGCGATACACAGACAAACGGAATCAACACTGCAAATGACACAAAAACAGAAAACGCTATGGAATCCGTTGCAGAAGAACTCACAAAGTCCATAAATGCAGGACTGGAAGAGATAAACAGCGGCCTTTCCGGAAACAGTGCCGCCCTCTCAGAAGCAGGACTCACAGGAGATTCGGCTGAAAAAATCCTCTCAGAAAACCTTCTCAGTTATCCGTGGGCGGTTTCATCACTGATAATATCAAAAGAGGGTGTAGTCCTGACAGCGATGCCGAAAAACTACGCAGACGTTGCAGGTGAGGATTTAAGCTGGCAGTCGCAGGTTCAGACCGCAAACAGAGAGCAGATACCGATTGTAAGTGATGTATTTACAATGGCAGAAGGGTTCACCGGAATATCACAGAGTTCTCCGGTATTCTCAGAATCAGGCGAATACCTCGGATACACCGATATAACCTACAAACCGGACACATTCCTTGCAAGACAGATAATTCCGGTCATTAAAAATACGCCATATGATATCTGGGTTGCACAGACAGACGGAACCCTGATCTATGATACCAAAGAAGAGGAGATCGGCAACAACCTTATGACCGATACGATGTACAGCAATCCGGATCTCCAGACAGTACTAAAACGGATTCTTAAGGAGCCGTCCGGAACAGCGGAATATACATTCTCGGACAAAAACTGGAACAAAAATGTCACAAAGACAGCCTCCTGGAAGACAGCCGGAATTAACGGTGCTGAATGGAGGGTTGTAGTCACTTATTCAGGAAATGAAAACGAAGGCGAAGCAGCAGCTGAGCCGGTGAATATTCCGGAAACGACTGACTCACGATATGAAAATCTTAAAGCTTTTGTGGATGATGCCGCTGCATACGCAAAGGAACACGGAAAAGAAGCTGCATTAAATGAATTCAATAACGTAAACGGATCTTTCATCAGCAAAGAACTGTACATATTTGCATATGAGACAGACGGAACGGTAATTGCACTCCCTTACCAAAAGGAGCTTTTGGGAACAGACCGTGCCGAAATAACTGATGCAAACGGCGTTGAATTTATCAGAGCAGCAATTGATACAGCAGAAAAAGGCGGCGGTTCACTCTACTACATATACCCCAATCCTGAAGATAACTATAAAGAAGAGTTCAAACTCTCATATGTAATGCCGGTTGATGACGAATGGTTTGTCGGGGCAGGGATTTACCTCCCGGAAATTCCCGCAGTATTCAATGAGAAAGAGATAGACGAACTTGTTAAAAGAGTGAAGAGTGCACGGGATTATGCGCAGGCAAACGATAAAGAAGAGGCAATTGCCGATTTCAATGACCTTAACGGGACCTTCGCAGACGGTGCAAATTACATCTTTGCCTACGAATATGATGGAGCCACGCTGGCACTTCCGTTCCAGCCGGAACTTATCGGCACAAACCGGCTCGAGTTCTCCGACACCTACGGAGTAGAAATTATCAGATGGGAGATATCCGCTGCAAAGCGTGGCGGAGGCTTTGTTTATGCTGAATATTTCAACCCTGAAACAGGAGATTCCGGATTAAAACTCTGCTATGTCACACCGGTTAACGATGAATGGCTTGTCGGTTCAGGCATCTATACCAAAAGCATATAG
- a CDS encoding cation:proton antiporter: MSSELIYIGLGLIIGLGISMQWLAKIFRIPGILLLLPAGMIAGPVLGLVKPQEIFGDALFPLVTIGVGILLLKGGLELRLNNLQSGVSRSVWRLVTSGAVLTLAIGTAAALLLLNVPFPLAFLLSALLVVSGPTVVGPILSFARPKEPVGTVLQWEGIIIDPIGAALAVAAISFITAENPNPFLDIFLTMAVGVILGIAAALSYTYADRTRNIPKGLSGLIALMLGIVVITVGELIFSEAGLFAALTMGFVIANQRLTPFGSIRVLTETLEPLIIGILFIMLAAMVDLSAMGEYLLPALALVAVYVLIARPLVAFLATHGLGYSRAQRIFIGALHPRGIVAAATASLFALNLTEVGVDFPGMVPIVFIVILSTVVIYGLGTPVLSRVLNISDPEPTGIAIYGEQRWALDLASALHSAGATVMLLAPGSKRLQSVADSGKIPFESYTGSLVDLGDEEILNDAHFFKMKIAWLLIASSNKDSIGSAEDAFIDSVGPENMIIFGTERDMQDRRVFEGKIDILTKTPYGLFGRMEDELLEMLENGYSFRAIDSREQPKDGGTPEGTKPFMRVNSDGTLAVPGSDSRLGDGEFLIIIAQKIESA; encoded by the coding sequence ATGAGCAGTGAATTAATTTATATTGGTCTGGGTCTTATCATCGGTCTTGGCATCTCAATGCAGTGGCTGGCAAAGATATTCAGAATTCCGGGAATCCTTCTTCTTCTGCCGGCCGGTATGATTGCCGGCCCGGTACTGGGGCTTGTTAAACCACAGGAAATCTTTGGAGATGCCTTATTTCCACTGGTGACAATTGGTGTTGGAATTTTACTGTTAAAGGGGGGACTGGAACTTCGTCTGAATAACCTGCAGTCCGGTGTGAGCCGTTCTGTCTGGCGGCTGGTAACTTCCGGGGCGGTTTTGACACTGGCCATCGGTACTGCGGCCGCACTCTTACTCCTTAATGTCCCTTTCCCACTGGCATTTCTCCTCTCTGCCCTGCTGGTGGTGTCCGGTCCCACCGTGGTTGGGCCAATCCTCAGCTTTGCCCGCCCAAAGGAGCCGGTAGGCACGGTTCTGCAATGGGAAGGCATTATTATTGACCCGATTGGTGCTGCTCTTGCGGTGGCCGCGATCAGCTTTATTACTGCTGAGAATCCAAACCCGTTCCTGGATATATTTCTGACCATGGCAGTGGGCGTGATTCTTGGTATTGCGGCAGCTCTTTCCTACACGTACGCGGATCGTACACGCAATATACCCAAAGGACTCAGCGGCCTCATTGCTTTGATGCTGGGGATAGTGGTTATCACCGTAGGGGAACTGATATTTTCAGAGGCAGGTCTCTTCGCCGCGTTAACCATGGGTTTTGTCATAGCAAACCAGCGCCTGACACCATTTGGCAGCATACGGGTCCTGACTGAAACACTTGAACCGCTTATCATCGGCATTCTGTTCATCATGCTGGCTGCAATGGTTGATCTCTCTGCCATGGGAGAGTATCTGTTACCCGCCCTGGCTCTGGTGGCGGTATATGTACTCATTGCCCGGCCGCTGGTAGCCTTCCTGGCCACCCATGGTCTGGGTTACAGCCGTGCACAGCGGATATTTATCGGGGCTCTGCACCCGCGTGGTATTGTGGCTGCGGCTACTGCTTCATTATTCGCCCTTAATTTAACCGAAGTCGGGGTTGATTTTCCCGGGATGGTTCCCATTGTTTTCATTGTGATACTGTCCACAGTAGTTATCTACGGACTGGGAACTCCTGTCCTCTCCCGTGTCCTGAATATTTCAGACCCGGAACCCACCGGAATTGCAATCTATGGGGAACAGCGCTGGGCTCTCGATCTGGCATCAGCCCTGCATTCAGCAGGAGCAACGGTTATGCTGCTGGCACCGGGCAGTAAGAGACTTCAGAGTGTTGCGGACTCCGGAAAGATACCGTTTGAATCCTATACCGGTTCTTTGGTTGATCTGGGGGATGAAGAAATTCTGAACGATGCACATTTTTTTAAGATGAAAATTGCGTGGCTCCTGATAGCTTCTTCAAATAAAGACAGCATCGGATCAGCGGAGGATGCGTTTATTGACTCTGTCGGACCGGAAAATATGATCATATTCGGAACGGAACGGGATATGCAGGACAGAAGGGTTTTTGAAGGGAAAATTGACATACTGACGAAAACTCCGTACGGCCTTTTTGGTCGTATGGAGGATGAACTGCTGGAGATGCTTGAGAACGGATATAGTTTCAGGGCCATCGACAGCAGAGAACAGCCAAAAGATGGCGGAACACCTGAAGGGACAAAACCCTTCATGAGAGTGAACAGTGACGGAACCCTTGCCGTACCCGGAAGTGATTCACGTCTTGGAGACGGAGAATTCCTTATTATCATCGCACAAAAAATAGAATCTGCATAA
- a CDS encoding class I SAM-dependent methyltransferase — MRDSAEENKCWNEEDFVKVRKKVLDLARVNNLEILDIGAGPLSAIAAKYYGCTVTSIDIDRKELRLWKEYAIKEGVSDRISFEEEDAADLCYCDDAFDVCISFCALHHFPTGIRNKAISEFRRVSSKRLIIAEYTEEGFSEVHSREDFEPVDLKRLEEDLKNMGELRAFPVVNMMIYTVDKNDI, encoded by the coding sequence ATGAGAGATTCCGCAGAAGAAAATAAGTGTTGGAATGAAGAAGATTTTGTAAAGGTCAGGAAGAAGGTTCTTGATCTCGCCAGGGTAAACAACCTCGAAATACTCGATATAGGTGCAGGACCACTCTCCGCCATAGCCGCGAAGTATTATGGCTGCACCGTCACATCCATTGATATTGACCGGAAAGAACTCCGGTTATGGAAGGAGTATGCAATAAAAGAGGGTGTTTCAGACAGAATCAGTTTTGAAGAGGAGGATGCAGCAGATCTCTGCTACTGCGACGATGCATTCGATGTCTGCATCAGCTTTTGTGCCCTGCACCATTTTCCCACAGGAATCAGAAATAAGGCCATATCTGAATTCCGGCGTGTCTCCTCAAAACGCCTTATAATTGCAGAATACACTGAAGAAGGATTTTCAGAGGTGCACAGCAGGGAGGATTTTGAACCTGTTGACCTCAAACGTCTGGAGGAAGATCTGAAAAATATGGGGGAACTCAGAGCATTTCCGGTAGTTAATATGATGATATATACTGTCGATAAGAATGACATATAG
- a CDS encoding DUF2080 family transposase-associated protein: protein MKKVPIVAETELNVKNIEGFYIRKVTPFGTSAKVDCPKEHLGKKVYLVIVGPED, encoded by the coding sequence GTGAAAAAAGTACCAATTGTTGCAGAAACTGAACTTAATGTCAAAAACATTGAGGGGTTCTACATTCGAAAAGTTACACCCTTTGGAACAAGTGCGAAGGTTGATTGTCCAAAGGAACACCTTGGAAAGAAAGTCTATCTTGTAATTGTAGGGCCTGAAGACTGA
- a CDS encoding GNAT family N-acetyltransferase produces the protein MKIPFNQFSFSIIDPNTDISGFECDNPDLNDFLYTDAIHYQEERLAVTRLIHLQNNVVGYFTLVSDSIEVAAIHSDDGNFEYPYRRYPALKIARLATDSHYQKQGIGRAMLLKTMQIAIVLSGYIGVRILTVDSKHDSVEFYEKFGFKRATRKNHETISLYRDFHRTLCDIQDKREESDITKY, from the coding sequence ATGAAAATTCCTTTTAATCAGTTCTCTTTTTCAATAATAGATCCAAATACAGATATATCAGGATTTGAATGTGACAACCCGGATCTGAATGACTTTTTGTATACAGATGCAATCCATTATCAGGAAGAAAGACTGGCTGTAACCCGGTTAATCCACTTGCAAAATAATGTTGTCGGATATTTCACTCTTGTAAGTGACAGTATTGAAGTTGCAGCAATTCATTCTGATGATGGAAATTTTGAGTATCCTTATCGCAGATATCCAGCATTAAAAATTGCAAGACTTGCAACTGACAGCCACTATCAAAAGCAGGGCATTGGCCGTGCAATGCTTTTAAAGACTATGCAGATTGCAATTGTATTGTCAGGATATATAGGTGTAAGAATCCTCACTGTAGATTCAAAGCATGATTCCGTTGAATTTTATGAAAAATTTGGTTTTAAAAGAGCAACGAGAAAGAATCATGAAACTATCTCTCTATATAGGGATTTTCACAGGACATTATGTGACATCCAGGATAAAAGGGAAGAAAGTGATATAACGAAATATTAA
- a CDS encoding MFS transporter translates to MLATVCFSMLMISLNSTIVCVALPTIAESYHVFADDASWVVLAYLLSLTGTLIIFGRLADVSSPKRIFITGLGIFGFFSFMSAFMPNLELLVAVRFCQGIGAAMLVSVGGIIVNRFLPQESAGKNLGLMTCAIAVGYVVGPPLGGFISSFLSWNWVFLISVPLAVIILLIASFIIPEIKKQKEEGLPIDLPASALFFAGMILSVVLLSYADHLIRNPLLMVLILAIAAACWVIFIRREKRSNCPLLPLHLLGSSGFALAILVCLGNAQMDAGSVYLYPFYLETGKDLSAWTSGLLILIFAAGMGVFGFLYGKISSKRSSEQISIIASVILLLSFAGALISMFSPGLFMIAVALFLGGSAIGLLTTANNHIVTAKTPPESQGVVWSMIMTISGLGSVTGIAVFGLLFSIFVGDTQKISELTQEINPGGFGVLFVYGMIVSILLIIANYILAGEKKDKNEGKNEFVKEEINT, encoded by the coding sequence ATGCTCGCTACGGTCTGCTTCTCGATGCTTATGATATCGCTTAACAGCACAATCGTGTGCGTTGCCCTCCCTACGATTGCCGAATCTTATCATGTTTTTGCAGACGATGCCTCATGGGTGGTCCTCGCATACCTGCTGAGCCTTACAGGGACTCTTATCATATTCGGGCGGCTGGCGGATGTAAGCTCTCCAAAGCGGATATTTATAACCGGACTTGGAATCTTCGGGTTCTTTTCATTTATGTCCGCTTTTATGCCGAATCTGGAGCTGTTAGTCGCAGTCAGGTTCTGTCAGGGAATCGGTGCAGCAATGCTTGTTTCTGTCGGCGGAATTATTGTCAACAGATTTTTACCTCAGGAATCAGCCGGGAAGAATCTTGGACTGATGACATGCGCAATAGCTGTCGGTTATGTAGTCGGTCCGCCACTGGGGGGATTTATCAGCAGTTTTCTCTCATGGAACTGGGTTTTTTTAATCAGCGTTCCTTTGGCCGTAATTATACTGCTCATTGCCTCATTCATAATTCCGGAAATAAAAAAACAAAAAGAAGAAGGACTGCCAATCGATCTTCCTGCTTCGGCCCTTTTTTTTGCCGGCATGATATTATCGGTTGTCCTTCTGTCATATGCCGATCATCTCATCAGAAATCCGCTCCTCATGGTGCTGATACTTGCCATTGCAGCAGCATGCTGGGTAATATTTATCCGGAGGGAGAAAAGATCAAACTGTCCTCTTCTTCCCCTGCACCTTCTTGGCTCATCCGGGTTTGCACTTGCAATCCTGGTGTGCCTCGGAAACGCCCAGATGGATGCAGGTTCGGTATATCTCTATCCGTTTTACCTTGAAACAGGAAAGGATCTTTCTGCATGGACCTCGGGACTTTTAATTTTGATCTTTGCAGCCGGCATGGGCGTATTCGGGTTTTTATACGGGAAAATTTCCAGCAAAAGAAGTTCGGAGCAGATCAGTATCATAGCCTCTGTGATCCTTTTGCTATCATTTGCAGGTGCATTGATAAGTATGTTTTCTCCCGGCCTTTTTATGATTGCAGTCGCTCTGTTTCTCGGTGGTTCGGCAATTGGACTGCTTACAACTGCTAACAACCACATCGTCACTGCAAAAACTCCGCCTGAATCACAGGGAGTTGTATGGAGTATGATAATGACGATAAGCGGTCTTGGCTCTGTCACGGGGATTGCGGTATTCGGCCTTCTGTTCAGCATATTTGTGGGTGATACACAAAAAATATCTGAGCTCACACAGGAGATTAATCCTGGTGGATTCGGTGTACTTTTTGTATACGGAATGATTGTCTCGATCCTGCTGATAATAGCAAACTACATTCTGGCAGGAGAGAAAAAAGATAAAAATGAAGGTAAAAATGAATTTGTGAAAGAAGAGATCAATACCTGA
- a CDS encoding M3 family metallopeptidase, with the protein MHKDSNKFLRYSFSFIIILTVILLMAAGCLQNTRDEETAGTELPEENSPIKAHYSPGEITQLTEEAEEAADVSLNAIAEIPPEERNFDNTVLAFDRITTDYSDAIGPLTLMGYVYPDAEIAAEGTSCEESAYTFETGVYTRRDLYDALKEHKPRNPEEARLYSVIIREFEKNGLKLPEEKLSEVREMKNRLGQLETRYSANLNSDNTTLEFTAEELAGVPLSSVKTFAKTPQGTYLVTTKSPDYLAVMTYAEDERTRMRMYGAYNNRQADTNTALLEEAILLRQKIAKALGYSTWADYKTDGRMAENTGNVMEFLASMKEPIKEKYTGEMRELLTVKRSTDPEAATVSPWDITYLQNIKKKEQYAYNEEKVREYFPAETVLQGLFNTYGTLFDIRFSGVENAPVWSPDVQLYEVKNATGNETIGYMYLDLYPREGKYGHFCASPLITGRLKDDGYSVPVVTIIGNFHRPEEERPSLLTVNEIETLFHEAGHAMHFLLTDAPYGSLSGFHVEWDFIETPSQTLEEWAWDPEVLRSISGHYNNSSEKIPAELCERVIDARNVGSGSKYSRLIINSLEDMRFHTAAGPVNATEIWYQTYEEMTGTRPPAGIHQPASFGHMMGGYDAGYYGYLWSKVYAMEIVDEFKENGMTNQTTGMKFRNEILSKGNMQDGMTLLKNFLGREPGPEALYKHLGIEKTQA; encoded by the coding sequence ATGCATAAAGACAGCAATAAATTTCTTAGATACAGTTTTTCATTTATCATTATCCTGACCGTTATACTTCTCATGGCAGCAGGATGCCTCCAGAATACAAGAGATGAGGAGACAGCAGGAACTGAACTTCCGGAAGAAAACAGTCCCATAAAGGCCCATTACTCCCCCGGAGAGATTACACAACTTACTGAGGAAGCAGAAGAGGCCGCAGATGTCTCACTGAATGCCATTGCTGAAATACCCCCGGAAGAGCGGAACTTTGACAACACAGTCCTTGCATTTGACCGGATAACGACGGACTATTCAGATGCCATCGGTCCTCTGACACTGATGGGATATGTATATCCTGATGCAGAAATAGCTGCGGAAGGCACATCCTGTGAAGAATCAGCATATACTTTCGAAACTGGGGTTTATACCCGCCGGGATCTTTATGATGCACTTAAGGAGCATAAGCCACGTAATCCGGAGGAAGCACGCCTCTACAGCGTAATAATCAGGGAGTTTGAAAAGAACGGGCTTAAACTTCCGGAAGAAAAGCTTTCAGAGGTCCGTGAGATGAAAAACAGACTCGGACAGCTTGAAACCCGGTATTCTGCCAACCTGAACAGTGACAACACCACACTTGAGTTTACCGCTGAAGAGCTTGCCGGGGTGCCGCTTTCATCAGTCAAAACATTTGCAAAAACTCCTCAGGGAACATACCTTGTCACCACGAAATCTCCCGACTATCTTGCGGTTATGACATATGCCGAAGATGAGAGAACGAGAATGAGGATGTACGGGGCATACAATAACCGGCAGGCAGATACAAACACGGCTCTACTTGAAGAAGCAATACTTCTCCGGCAGAAAATTGCTAAGGCACTCGGATACTCCACATGGGCAGATTATAAAACTGACGGCAGAATGGCAGAGAACACCGGCAATGTCATGGAATTTCTGGCATCAATGAAAGAACCCATAAAGGAGAAATACACCGGTGAGATGAGAGAACTCCTTACAGTCAAAAGGAGTACTGACCCTGAAGCAGCAACGGTCAGTCCCTGGGACATTACATACCTCCAGAACATAAAGAAAAAAGAGCAGTATGCATATAATGAAGAGAAGGTCAGAGAATATTTTCCGGCGGAAACAGTTCTTCAGGGACTTTTCAACACCTATGGTACCCTATTTGACATCAGATTTTCCGGGGTTGAGAATGCGCCCGTATGGTCTCCTGACGTGCAGCTTTACGAGGTGAAGAACGCAACCGGCAATGAGACTATAGGATATATGTATCTTGATCTCTATCCCCGTGAGGGCAAATACGGGCATTTCTGTGCCTCTCCGCTTATAACCGGGAGGCTGAAGGACGACGGATACTCAGTTCCGGTTGTGACAATCATAGGCAATTTCCACAGACCGGAAGAAGAGAGGCCGTCACTTCTGACAGTTAATGAGATAGAGACACTCTTTCACGAGGCCGGGCATGCAATGCACTTCCTTCTGACAGATGCTCCATATGGCAGTCTCTCCGGGTTTCATGTAGAATGGGACTTCATTGAGACACCCTCCCAGACGCTTGAGGAGTGGGCATGGGACCCAGAAGTGTTAAGATCAATATCCGGCCATTACAATAACTCCTCTGAAAAGATTCCGGCGGAACTGTGTGAACGGGTTATTGACGCCCGGAATGTCGGGTCAGGCAGTAAATACAGCCGCCTGATCATAAACTCCCTTGAGGATATGCGGTTTCACACTGCTGCGGGACCTGTAAATGCAACTGAGATCTGGTATCAGACATATGAGGAGATGACAGGAACGAGACCACCTGCCGGGATACATCAGCCGGCCTCATTCGGTCATATGATGGGTGGGTATGATGCCGGATATTACGGGTATCTCTGGTCAAAGGTCTATGCAATGGAAATTGTTGACGAATTCAAAGAGAACGGCATGACCAACCAGACAACCGGAATGAAATTCCGCAACGAAATTCTCTCAAAGGGCAATATGCAGGACGGAATGACACTTCTCAAAAATTTCCTCGGAAGGGAACCGGGACCGGAAGCACTGTATAAACACCTTGGAATAGAGAAAACACAGGCATAA